One genomic region from Candidatus Tisiphia endosymbiont of Dioctria linearis encodes:
- a CDS encoding Rpn family recombination-promoting nuclease/putative transposase, with the protein MTLDKPKHDEIFRKSMENPIVAQEFLATHLPKDVLALIDSTSLKLEKDSFIESDLSETISDVLFSVKFNDQDGYIFLLLEHQSTVDKMMAFRLFKYMINICDLYLTTNPKAKSLPLIYPLIIYNGKKKYNASLNIWNLFTHPDLARGFWTNDCQLINVHDIPDEELKKKVWSGILLFFLKHIHERQLLKRWQEISHLLPKLSEITIGYDHIRNLLQYTLIFIEQNDKIELEKILKNSLTKEKGEELMPSIAQVWKEEGIQIGLQDGIKIGVQDGIKIGVQDGIRIGEARGEARGEAKLIKMMINNGSSIEEVARITGLSITKINELLEMQ; encoded by the coding sequence ATGACTCTAGACAAGCCAAAACATGACGAAATCTTTCGCAAATCTATGGAGAATCCAATAGTTGCTCAAGAATTCTTGGCAACTCATTTGCCGAAGGATGTGTTGGCTTTAATCGATAGCACATCTTTAAAATTAGAAAAAGATAGTTTTATTGAGTCAGACCTTTCTGAAACTATTTCAGATGTATTATTTTCTGTTAAGTTTAATGATCAGGATGGCTATATTTTTTTGCTATTGGAACATCAAAGTACTGTTGATAAAATGATGGCATTTAGGTTGTTTAAATATATGATTAATATTTGTGATCTATATTTAACTACTAATCCTAAAGCTAAAAGCCTTCCATTAATTTATCCCCTAATAATTTATAATGGCAAGAAGAAATATAACGCATCGCTCAATATATGGAATTTATTTACCCATCCAGATTTAGCCAGAGGCTTTTGGACAAATGATTGTCAGCTTATTAACGTACATGATATTCCTGATGAAGAACTCAAGAAAAAAGTATGGTCTGGGATTTTGTTATTTTTCCTCAAACACATCCACGAACGTCAATTACTGAAAAGATGGCAAGAAATCTCTCATCTCTTGCCTAAATTGAGTGAAATAACAATAGGCTATGACCATATAAGAAATCTATTACAGTATACTTTGATCTTTATTGAGCAAAATGATAAAATAGAGTTAGAAAAAATATTAAAAAATAGTTTAACTAAAGAAAAAGGAGAAGAACTTATGCCTAGTATAGCTCAAGTATGGAAAGAAGAAGGGATTCAAATCGGACTACAAGATGGTATCAAAATCGGAGTGCAAGATGGTATTAAAATCGGAGTACAGGATGGTATTAGAATCGGAGAAGCTAGAGGCGAAGCTAGAGGTGAAGCTAAATTAATAAAAATGATGATAAACAATGGTAGCTCCATTGAAGAAGTAGCGAGAATTACTGGACTATCTATTACTAAAATCAATGAACTATTGGAAATGCAGTAA
- the folE gene encoding GTP cyclohydrolase I FolE, with the protein MTLNKPTIEEAQEAVRTLLRFIGEDPNREGLVKTPDRVIKTYQEMFCGYNKNVEEILSTKFYETGNFQDFILLKDIKFNSFCEHHLLPINGTVDIAYIPDNCIIGISKFARIVDVFAKRLQIQEKMTVQIAETLQKYIKPMGVAVRISALHSCMTLRGVMQNDSIMNTMHYTGIYLEQQKYRHEFLNIIAKK; encoded by the coding sequence ATGACCTTGAATAAACCTACTATAGAAGAAGCCCAAGAGGCAGTTAGAACTTTATTGCGATTTATTGGCGAGGATCCAAATAGAGAGGGGCTAGTAAAAACTCCTGATAGAGTAATAAAAACTTACCAAGAGATGTTTTGTGGGTACAATAAAAATGTAGAAGAAATATTATCTACTAAATTTTATGAAACTGGTAACTTTCAGGACTTCATTCTATTAAAAGACATAAAGTTTAATTCTTTTTGCGAACACCATTTATTACCAATAAATGGTACAGTTGATATAGCTTATATACCAGATAATTGTATAATAGGTATCAGTAAATTTGCCAGAATAGTTGATGTTTTTGCAAAAAGATTACAGATTCAAGAAAAAATGACAGTACAAATTGCTGAAACATTACAGAAATATATTAAGCCTATGGGTGTTGCGGTCAGGATTTCTGCATTACATAGTTGTATGACTCTTAGAGGTGTTATGCAAAATGATAGTATTATGAATACTATGCATTATACTGGTATATATTTAGAGCAGCAGAAATATCGTCATGAATTTCTAAATATTATTGCCAAAAAATAA
- a CDS encoding 3-deoxy-manno-octulosonate cytidylyltransferase: protein MHSDVAIIIPSRLDSVRLPKKPLQLIGELSIIERVLRQVHLTKLKNIYVATDSEIIAKKVTDCGGQLIMTTPDCQTGTDRVYEAFQTIPNNHNINYILNVQGDMPFIEPESIIKVIESLKSSDHDIMTPVVKVGINAVNGNSNVKVITDHNDKALYFSRSLIPYGSEEFLYHVGMYGFRKEALIKFINLPVSTLELSEKLEQLRALQNNMSIGVCYVNNIPISVDTPEDLNKAIKFYQQFNQG from the coding sequence ATGCATTCTGATGTTGCAATTATTATCCCTTCAAGACTTGATTCGGTTAGGCTTCCTAAGAAACCTTTACAATTGATAGGGGAACTGTCAATAATTGAACGCGTTCTAAGGCAAGTACACTTAACCAAACTAAAAAATATTTATGTAGCAACTGACTCAGAAATTATAGCTAAAAAAGTTACTGATTGTGGTGGGCAATTGATTATGACAACCCCAGACTGCCAGACTGGTACTGACCGTGTCTATGAGGCATTTCAGACAATACCTAACAATCATAATATTAATTATATCCTAAATGTCCAAGGTGACATGCCTTTTATAGAACCGGAATCAATTATTAAAGTTATTGAAAGCCTAAAGTCTAGTGACCATGATATTATGACCCCAGTAGTAAAAGTTGGTATAAACGCCGTAAATGGCAATAGTAATGTCAAAGTTATTACTGACCATAATGATAAGGCTCTGTATTTTTCTCGTAGTCTTATTCCTTATGGCTCTGAAGAATTTCTATATCACGTAGGAATGTATGGATTCCGCAAAGAAGCATTAATTAAATTTATAAACTTACCTGTCTCAACTTTAGAATTAAGCGAAAAATTAGAACAACTAAGAGCCTTACAAAATAATATGTCCATAGGGGTATGTTATGTTAATAATATCCCCATTTCTGTTGATACCCCGGAAGATTTAAACAAAGCTATCAAATTTTATCAACAATTTAACCAAGGCTAA
- a CDS encoding helix-turn-helix domain-containing protein codes for MKIRRDIGTKILQSIQEIKTGKGNVQKIETKDDIVNIRKYLQLSQVDFAVLMGINVRTLQEWEQGRRKPRGSAISLLKIASKHPQIFIN; via the coding sequence ATGAAAATAAGACGAGATATCGGAACAAAAATTTTACAATCCATTCAAGAGATAAAGACAGGAAAGGGTAATGTACAGAAAATAGAAACAAAAGATGATATAGTGAATATTAGAAAGTACTTACAACTATCTCAAGTAGATTTTGCTGTTTTAATGGGGATTAATGTTAGAACATTACAAGAATGGGAGCAAGGGCGGCGTAAACCTAGGGGATCAGCTATATCTTTATTAAAAATAGCATCTAAACATCCCCAGATTTTTATTAACTAA
- the proS gene encoding proline--tRNA ligase: MLLSKYFLPVLKEEPVEAQVVSHRLMLRSGMIRQQSAGIYSWLPMGLKALKNVENIVRLNMNKVGAIEILMPCIQPASLWMESGRFENYGKEMLKFQDRHDNTLLFGPTNEDMVTDIFRNNIKSYKDLPKNLYHIQWKFRDEIRPRFGVMRGREFLMKDAYSFDIDQISAIKTYNQMYLAYMQTFRDIGLRVIPVLADNGQIGGDLSHEFHILATNGESTIFYDKKFLSLIDQENLDIKKLQSLYAVAEEKHVHDKCLLTEENLASSKAIEVGHIFYLGTKYSKAMKALVNASDGSLVPVEMSSYGIGISRLLAAIIESSHDDKGIIWPPNIAPFMVSILNLNILDSKCNELSQNLYDQLVANKIEVLYDDTNERAGKKFATHDLIGSPYQIIIGSKNSEKDVVELKDRRTGIIEELTVENVVTYFSKILSYM, translated from the coding sequence ATGTTACTATCAAAATATTTTTTACCCGTGCTAAAGGAAGAGCCAGTAGAGGCTCAAGTAGTTTCTCACAGATTGATGCTTAGAAGTGGTATGATAAGACAACAATCTGCTGGAATTTATAGCTGGTTGCCTATGGGATTAAAAGCCCTGAAAAATGTTGAGAATATTGTTCGACTTAATATGAATAAAGTAGGTGCCATTGAAATATTAATGCCTTGTATTCAACCAGCATCTTTATGGATGGAATCTGGAAGATTTGAGAATTATGGTAAGGAAATGCTAAAATTCCAAGATCGCCACGATAATACTTTATTATTTGGACCTACTAATGAAGATATGGTTACCGATATTTTTAGAAATAATATTAAGTCCTATAAAGATTTGCCAAAAAACTTATATCATATTCAGTGGAAATTTAGGGATGAAATTAGACCTCGCTTTGGGGTGATGCGTGGTAGAGAGTTCTTAATGAAAGATGCATATTCTTTTGATATAGATCAAATAAGTGCGATAAAAACTTATAATCAGATGTATCTAGCATATATGCAAACTTTTCGTGATATAGGACTCCGTGTAATCCCAGTACTTGCTGATAATGGTCAGATTGGTGGGGATTTAAGCCATGAGTTCCATATTCTTGCCACTAATGGTGAGAGTACTATTTTTTATGACAAAAAATTTCTATCTTTAATAGATCAGGAAAATTTAGATATTAAAAAATTACAATCCTTATATGCGGTAGCAGAAGAAAAACATGTTCATGATAAATGTTTGTTAACAGAAGAGAATCTTGCTAGTAGTAAGGCTATAGAGGTTGGGCATATTTTTTATCTTGGTACAAAATATTCTAAAGCAATGAAGGCTCTAGTAAATGCTAGTGATGGGAGTCTTGTGCCAGTGGAAATGAGCTCCTATGGTATAGGTATTTCAAGACTTTTAGCCGCTATAATTGAATCAAGTCATGATGATAAAGGGATTATATGGCCTCCAAATATTGCTCCTTTTATGGTATCAATATTAAATTTGAATATACTTGATAGTAAATGCAATGAACTATCACAAAATCTATATGATCAGCTTGTAGCAAATAAAATAGAGGTATTATACGATGATACAAATGAGAGAGCTGGTAAAAAATTTGCCACTCATGATCTTATAGGTTCGCCGTACCAAATAATTATTGGTTCCAAAAACTCTGAGAAAGATGTGGTCGAATTAAAAGATCGTAGAACAGGAATAATAGAAGAGTTAACAGTAGAAAATGTTGTTACCTACTTCTCTAAAATTCTTTCTTATATGTAA
- the nuoN gene encoding NADH-quinone oxidoreductase subunit NuoN, whose amino-acid sequence MISPILTQFIIILPEIMLTLLALLTQLSAVLFIKKTRIITNITILLSIVLFIACVQGEAVSFSNSFATNSFTGVCKSCVLLFSVMTMIIYNDYCKITNEKFKTEFITLMLLSTVGIFITISARNFLLLFVAMELQALAAYVLAGFSLHNIKSSEGALKYFILGSLISCLTLFGMSFIYGFGGSLDYNNILCKLNQSAQPNIGLIIGLVLFLSGIFFKLSSAPLHIWTPDVYEGSPIPSVSYFAAATKFGNVVVLLNIMMMVVGDYKQISVDLIKITAILSMLVGAGGAIRQTSLKRLMGYSTILNIGYVLMGIALHSEQGNNAALVYMLIYAASVTGFFACLIALLGEKADTANFDDIKGLANSRKALAAEITIIMFSMIGIPPLAGFFGKYFIFYQAIVEEQFTIAFVAIGSSIIAAYYYLKIVRSMYFFEVSESLQPELIPTYQGLRFVSCLVIGFLLIFSFFMS is encoded by the coding sequence ATGATAAGCCCAATTTTAACACAATTTATAATTATTTTGCCTGAGATAATGCTGACCTTACTGGCTTTGCTTACTCAATTATCTGCTGTATTATTTATCAAAAAAACTAGAATCATCACTAATATTACGATATTATTATCGATTGTACTTTTTATTGCTTGCGTTCAGGGTGAGGCAGTATCTTTTAGTAATTCCTTTGCTACTAATAGCTTTACTGGTGTTTGTAAATCTTGTGTTTTACTTTTTTCGGTGATGACCATGATAATTTATAATGATTATTGTAAAATCACTAATGAAAAATTTAAGACAGAGTTTATAACCTTAATGCTACTTTCGACTGTTGGTATTTTTATTACTATATCGGCTCGTAATTTCCTACTATTATTTGTGGCTATGGAATTGCAAGCACTAGCAGCGTATGTACTAGCCGGTTTTAGTTTACACAATATTAAATCATCAGAAGGGGCATTAAAATATTTTATTCTAGGTAGTTTGATTAGTTGTTTGACATTATTCGGGATGTCTTTTATTTACGGATTTGGTGGTAGTTTAGATTATAATAATATTCTATGCAAATTGAATCAATCAGCCCAACCTAATATTGGTTTAATAATTGGCTTAGTACTTTTTTTAAGTGGTATTTTCTTTAAATTATCTAGTGCTCCTTTGCATATTTGGACGCCAGATGTATATGAAGGGTCACCAATTCCTTCAGTTAGCTATTTTGCTGCTGCCACAAAATTTGGCAATGTAGTGGTATTATTAAATATAATGATGATGGTAGTTGGTGATTATAAACAAATTTCAGTTGATTTAATAAAGATAACGGCAATTTTGTCGATGTTGGTTGGGGCAGGTGGGGCTATTAGACAAACCTCCCTCAAAAGGCTAATGGGCTATAGCACTATTCTAAATATTGGATATGTTCTGATGGGGATTGCTTTGCATAGTGAGCAAGGTAATAATGCTGCATTAGTGTATATGCTTATTTATGCCGCTTCTGTTACAGGCTTTTTTGCCTGTCTGATTGCTCTGCTGGGGGAAAAAGCGGATACGGCAAATTTTGATGATATTAAAGGTCTGGCGAATAGTCGTAAGGCTTTAGCTGCTGAGATTACGATTATCATGTTCTCGATGATTGGCATTCCCCCACTGGCGGGATTTTTTGGTAAATATTTCATTTTTTATCAGGCTATTGTAGAGGAGCAATTTACTATAGCATTTGTAGCTATTGGTAGCAGTATTATAGCAGCTTATTATTACCTCAAAATAGTTAGGTCTATGTACTTTTTTGAGGTAAGTGAAAGTTTGCAGCCGGAGTTAATACCAACATATCAAGGCTTAAGGTTTGTCAGTTGCCTTGTTATAGGATTTCTGTTAATTTTTTCTTTCTTTATGAGTTAA
- a CDS encoding biotin--[acetyl-CoA-carboxylase] ligase, producing MSWQKKYKLLVFDEVDSTSSEAIRMAKSCPDGSYVILAKNQTKSRGRNNKIWHSNLGNLHVSILLKHQINLSYLPQLSFVMAIVVYKTITSLTASSVNSIKLKWPNDILINDKKVSGVLLESITINNNNYLIISVGINIKESPVNIQQLATNLSDENIEVKDPEYLLDILMINFEKYFSRWKEQGFSKIRQYWLRNAYKLGEMVSVNDGNTKILGIFKDIDENGGIRIQLEDGKIVTLCSFEILNFLPIVNPTSHCEA from the coding sequence ATGTCTTGGCAGAAAAAATATAAGTTGCTAGTTTTTGATGAAGTAGATAGTACCAGCTCTGAAGCTATTAGGATGGCTAAGAGCTGTCCTGATGGTAGTTATGTAATATTAGCAAAAAATCAAACAAAATCGCGTGGAAGAAATAACAAAATTTGGCATTCTAATCTAGGGAATTTGCATGTTAGTATATTATTAAAGCATCAAATTAATCTCAGTTATCTTCCGCAATTATCTTTTGTTATGGCTATTGTTGTGTATAAAACTATTACTTCTCTTACAGCCAGTTCAGTGAATTCTATCAAATTAAAATGGCCAAATGATATTTTGATAAACGACAAAAAAGTATCTGGTGTATTGCTTGAATCTATTACTATAAATAACAATAATTATCTTATTATAAGTGTTGGTATTAACATCAAGGAAAGTCCTGTAAATATTCAGCAACTGGCAACCAATTTATCTGATGAGAATATAGAAGTAAAAGATCCAGAATATTTATTAGATATCTTGATGATTAATTTTGAAAAATATTTTAGTAGATGGAAAGAACAGGGATTTAGTAAAATAAGACAATATTGGCTTAGAAATGCTTATAAGTTGGGCGAGATGGTTAGTGTAAATGATGGAAACACAAAAATCTTAGGGATTTTTAAAGATATAGATGAAAATGGGGGTATAAGAATTCAGCTTGAGGATGGGAAAATAGTTACCTTATGTAGTTTTGAGATATTAAACTTCCTGCCTATAGTTAATCCAACTAGCCATTGCGAGGCGTAG
- a CDS encoding CPBP family intramembrane glutamic endopeptidase — protein MAIISLVLSFVSKIASLFAILAIVLFFYLVFSYHKSSTKLKYVLWSLVLVLGLTLELHLIPGFDNLLVLDKIQFTPDALPFTLYLNLDKTIVGLIIIGLTLDLASTCSELKILLLQVSYRLPIILLVIIVLSIAFEYIKFAPKIPQNLWIWVINNLFFTCVAEEGLFRGFFQESLSQLKYKYSKDIAILIPALFFGVMHYPGGLKYVILATVAGALYGWIYKVTKRIEASILVHFMLNLTHILLFTYPAINKI, from the coding sequence ATGGCAATTATTTCTCTAGTCTTATCTTTTGTTAGTAAAATAGCAAGCCTGTTTGCTATTTTAGCAATTGTGTTGTTTTTTTATTTAGTATTTTCGTATCATAAATCTTCTACTAAATTGAAATATGTCTTATGGAGTCTAGTGTTAGTACTAGGGTTAACTTTAGAACTACATTTAATTCCAGGATTTGATAATTTATTAGTTTTAGATAAAATACAATTCACTCCAGATGCTTTACCGTTTACACTATATTTAAACTTAGATAAGACAATTGTCGGCTTAATTATTATAGGTTTAACTTTAGATTTAGCATCTACTTGCAGCGAACTGAAAATATTACTCTTGCAAGTTTCTTATAGATTACCAATTATTCTATTAGTAATAATAGTGTTATCTATTGCATTTGAGTACATCAAATTTGCACCAAAGATACCACAGAATTTATGGATATGGGTAATCAATAATTTATTTTTTACATGCGTTGCTGAGGAAGGATTATTTAGAGGATTTTTCCAAGAATCATTAAGTCAGTTAAAATATAAATATTCTAAGGATATAGCCATACTAATACCTGCACTTTTCTTTGGAGTGATGCACTATCCAGGAGGACTAAAATACGTAATTTTAGCTACAGTAGCTGGAGCTTTATATGGATGGATATATAAAGTAACGAAAAGAATTGAAGCAAGCATACTTGTTCATTTTATGCTTAATTTAACTCATATTTTACTTTTTACTTATCCAGCTATCAATAAGATTTGA
- a CDS encoding ankyrin repeat domain-containing protein, translating into MSLKQLFYKARYGGLPVLLNKNALFKAVETGNMHLTNHLLTKANVDNQDKSGNTALHYAVKNNRHDMAEMLLKWGAKPNIANDNGMTASDIGIANVIFARLCMQPLLENHDFKMTSTDSLVDAVRWHIDSLRTLHTLNNQQQVHLSPKISSNLKELSNNVNSLSKAISNNIANPLYDDVPNNDIVLSGDGMTTELSDIF; encoded by the coding sequence ATGTCATTGAAACAACTTTTTTATAAAGCACGCTATGGAGGTTTACCAGTTTTATTAAACAAGAATGCCTTATTTAAAGCTGTAGAAACAGGTAATATGCATTTAACAAATCATTTACTCACCAAAGCTAATGTAGATAATCAAGATAAAAGTGGCAATACTGCATTACACTATGCAGTAAAAAATAATCGCCATGATATGGCTGAAATGTTATTAAAGTGGGGAGCAAAACCAAATATAGCTAATGATAATGGTATGACAGCATCAGATATTGGTATTGCAAATGTTATTTTTGCAAGGCTTTGTATGCAGCCACTATTAGAAAACCATGATTTCAAAATGACAAGCACAGATTCTTTGGTTGATGCAGTGCGGTGGCATATAGACAGTTTACGCACTTTACACACTTTAAATAATCAACAACAAGTGCATTTGTCACCTAAGATAAGTAGTAATTTAAAAGAATTATCTAACAATGTAAATTCCTTATCTAAAGCAATAAGTAATAATATTGCTAATCCTTTATATGACGATGTACCTAATAATGATATAGTATTATCAGGTGATGGTATGACGACAGAGCTATCTGATATTTTTTAA
- a CDS encoding cbb3-type cytochrome c oxidase subunit I: MNLENNIIDQLSRNKLAICWLRNGVISLALAGVYSIILVMLCTPILVTLFPNTEIFKSALVIHVNLSILVWLISVTACIWSHNLQPTTSSITYVIIAFFGTALIALSPLCGQNLPVMNNYIPMLENIMFILGISLFGVSVLLFSSNVILATIKTLKSQKLINFTILSTAIMWVLVWVCFICSYYQLQQVIRLVPVDIEFYYELLFWSGGHLLQFIYTQIMILVMTVLCHAWIGKELKFNKLYLLLLYLNFLISIAAIWGHLSYDIIDAEFKEYYTKQMKYGGGIAPVLSLILIFYELVSHNHKLVVNSLMRNSPIKASIICSSILFLSGGFIGVLITSMNVTVPAHYHGSIVGISVAFMGFSFILCDNACDNEQKKNSYSSAAIITLTIGQMLHIIALLLAGGYGVMRKTPGVEMTISSKLLMGAMGGGGLIAIVGGLMFVVICGKKMVLK; encoded by the coding sequence ATGAATCTTGAGAATAATATAATTGATCAATTAAGCCGTAATAAATTAGCTATTTGCTGGCTTAGAAATGGTGTAATCTCGCTTGCTCTTGCTGGGGTGTATTCAATAATATTGGTAATGCTCTGCACTCCTATATTAGTTACCCTATTTCCTAATACAGAAATCTTTAAATCAGCTTTGGTTATTCATGTTAATTTATCAATCCTAGTTTGGTTGATATCCGTTACAGCATGTATTTGGAGCCATAATTTACAGCCGACGACTTCCAGTATAACATATGTAATAATAGCATTTTTTGGCACTGCACTAATAGCTTTATCACCACTTTGTGGACAAAATCTTCCTGTAATGAATAATTACATACCAATGCTGGAGAATATAATGTTTATTCTCGGAATTAGTTTATTTGGCGTATCGGTATTGTTATTTTCATCAAACGTCATCCTAGCAACGATTAAGACCCTAAAAAGTCAAAAATTGATCAATTTTACTATCCTTTCTACTGCAATAATGTGGGTGTTAGTATGGGTATGTTTTATTTGTTCTTATTATCAACTACAACAAGTTATTAGGCTTGTGCCAGTCGATATAGAATTTTACTATGAATTGCTTTTCTGGAGTGGGGGGCATTTATTGCAATTTATTTACACACAAATTATGATATTAGTAATGACAGTGTTATGCCATGCTTGGATAGGAAAAGAATTAAAATTTAACAAGCTATATCTGCTACTATTATATTTAAATTTTTTGATAAGTATTGCAGCTATTTGGGGACACTTATCATATGATATTATAGATGCTGAATTCAAAGAATATTATACCAAACAAATGAAATATGGTGGTGGGATAGCCCCAGTTCTGTCTTTGATACTAATATTTTATGAGCTAGTTAGCCATAATCATAAACTAGTGGTAAATTCTCTTATGAGAAATTCTCCTATAAAAGCAAGCATCATTTGTTCTAGCATATTATTTTTGTCTGGAGGGTTTATTGGCGTGTTAATTACCAGTATGAACGTTACTGTTCCTGCCCACTACCATGGTTCGATTGTTGGAATAAGTGTGGCATTTATGGGATTTAGCTTTATTTTATGTGACAATGCATGTGATAATGAACAAAAGAAAAATTCATATTCCTCTGCAGCAATTATTACTTTAACTATCGGACAAATGTTACATATTATAGCTCTTCTTTTGGCTGGTGGTTATGGGGTGATGCGAAAAACGCCAGGGGTAGAAATGACTATTAGCAGTAAGTTACTGATGGGGGCAATGGGTGGTGGAGGACTAATTGCTATTGTTGGTGGCTTGATGTTTGTTGTTATTTGTGGTAAAAAGATGGTATTGAAATAA
- a CDS encoding glycosyltransferase family 2 protein, giving the protein MLKISAFIITKNESARVARVINSVKGIVEELIVVDSGSTDNTVQIARNLGAKVIFNEWGGYVKQKTFGESLCQNDWILNIDADEELSKELQDEIEFIFASNIQDNYLAYRTKNVILHRNDHKVRRFAPYHKFIRLYNRKYSSFSNNMSTTTHDSVLFNPDINPQDKIYELNGIIYHRSGMSIEQMVAKANFYSSEQAEDFVKLGRNPSKIRIATEIIFYFLKSFFIRRYWVFGFDGFVDSMILAFGRFIRLAKAREILNNKKHDKNQENMELLK; this is encoded by the coding sequence ATGCTTAAGATTTCAGCCTTTATTATTACAAAAAACGAATCTGCTAGAGTGGCAAGAGTTATCAACAGTGTTAAGGGCATTGTCGAGGAGCTTATTGTTGTTGATAGTGGTAGCACTGATAATACAGTACAAATTGCTAGAAATTTAGGTGCCAAAGTGATTTTTAACGAATGGGGTGGTTATGTTAAACAAAAAACTTTTGGTGAGAGTTTATGTCAGAATGATTGGATATTAAATATTGATGCTGATGAAGAGCTGTCAAAAGAATTACAGGATGAAATAGAATTTATATTTGCTTCAAATATTCAAGATAATTATTTAGCTTATCGTACTAAAAATGTTATATTGCACCGTAACGATCATAAAGTTCGTCGCTTTGCTCCTTATCATAAATTCATCAGATTATATAACCGTAAATATAGTAGTTTTTCTAATAATATGAGTACTACTACTCATGATTCGGTGTTATTTAACCCAGATATTAACCCACAAGACAAAATCTATGAGTTAAATGGTATAATTTATCATAGGTCTGGCATGTCAATTGAGCAAATGGTAGCTAAGGCAAATTTTTATTCTTCCGAGCAGGCAGAAGATTTCGTCAAACTAGGTAGGAATCCATCAAAAATAAGAATTGCTACAGAAATTATTTTTTATTTTCTAAAATCATTCTTTATAAGGCGATATTGGGTATTTGGTTTTGATGGTTTTGTTGACTCTATGATTCTTGCTTTTGGACGGTTTATAAGGCTTGCTAAAGCAAGAGAGATTTTAAATAATAAAAAACATGATAAAAACCAAGAAAACATGGAATTATTAAAATAA